The following DNA comes from Dermacentor andersoni chromosome 2, qqDerAnde1_hic_scaffold, whole genome shotgun sequence.
TGTATCATTGTCATTATTGTTTCCTTTCCTAGCATTTTTGATGTATTTAATTCATCACATCCATGGCATGCTCATGGGTGCTGTCAGCGTCCTTGCACAAAGCATTCTGTGAGCAATCTCATAGTGGAGCAGTTTGCTTCAGAATAGGTATCTACAAATAccctttatgtttcttttttcaggtCCAAAATTTAGTGatgattgatgccttggctcCTATGTTCGATCGACGTAGCAAACTTTCACGAAGCTTAAGAGAATTGTTAGAAGGCAACTTGCGGCTTGAACAGAAGGATCTCAGCAAGCCACCTATCTACACGGAAGAGGAAGTGATAAAGCTTTACAAGCATAGTGTAGTTCCAGGCTACCTTCCAGACAACATTAGAACGCTGATGAAACGTGGTTGCAAGCCTGCTGGAGATGGTCGCTACATCCTGACCAAAGACACACGGCTTAGGTACATCCAGTGGACTCGGATTGACAGTGATGCTCTAAAAAAATACTATAGCGGCTACACCAACAACCTCTTGGTAGTGATGGCCGTTCCTGGCTTTGGTGCCACATCTGCGAAGCACAAGATACTGTCCGACGTCTGTGAACAAAACTGCCGCACGTTTCAGATTGTTCAAGTAGAGGGCAACCACCATGTTCACATGActtatccagatgcagtggctaGTCACATACGTCCCTTTTTAGAACCACAGTGATGTCATAAACAATATAATAATGTCAATTTTCTATTGTCATACCTTATTCTTCCAAGCAGCCATGGAGATAATTTTTGCTCTGTGGTGATGCATTTCTTCCCCAATGTTTCATGTTGTGGATGATGTCATCTATGGCCTCAAGATGACTGTGCTGTGTATACTGCTGTTATTTGGTGAATCTGGAGGTGCATTTAAAATTTATACTGTGAGAAAACCTAACTATATAAGTTGGAATCAgtgtcacaaaaaagaaaagccagcatGCAGAACCCGGTTAACTTGGATGAATATGAAAATTGGTGGCTGGCATTCATCATCACTTCTGCGTTCCTTCTGCCTTCTTATCGTCTTTGTGCTACTTTCATTCACCGTGTCCCAACTAGACAATAAAAATGCCCTACTTTATTTCAAAACTTATCATCTTTCTGCTTTGCATATAGAAAATGCAGTTGGAGCCATTTTACCACAAGTAGAATATGATGCTCCATATTTAGCTATTTGGGAAGCTTGCTTAAAAAAATTATTCAGGACGGACCTTCTgggcacttgcacagaaagcatctgaATTGACAATTTAAGACTGTAGCTTGGATGTCTATGTTCTAACATTTTTCTATCATAATATTGCACATGAACCTTTTACAAGAGAAAGTACAAATCCAATAAGATTTTGTCATATAGAAGTTACTGAGACAATGAGGAAGCTGTTTGGAGCAGTCTTTCGATAAGAATAACATTCACACAATTATATTGAAGCAGTGCACTTCAGCACAGCATAATCCTCTTGAACAAAGATCATTGTTGCAAAATGCTTGTTACCACCTGTGCAAGAGCACATTCATTCTGTCACAAAAAAATATGTACTACTTGACAAGCCTGCCACCTCTAATGGTTTGCTTAGTGTCTTAGCCAGCCCCAGAAGTTTGTTTTTGCCACTGCTGCATTTCACTTCACTATGAAGCAAGTGCAAATTGTATGATCTCCTTGAATGGACGCTGAAGAGGCATATTaggctgtattagtaaattatgcaATATAAATACAGCTATCCTTAATAAGGAGACTTGGTAAACCAGAGAAGACCTATAAACAATATACCATTGGCAACACTGCCCTGACATTCTTGCATCAGCTTGGCATGACTTCAAGGATTTAAATAGTGTATGTCTGCTTGAGTATAGTTAATTGTTCATCGTTAAAAggctacattgtattctaaaataGCCAGACTTATCCTAGCAGTAACTGATCCTGCACAATAGTGGCCCAAATACAAGGAAATGCATACTACATAGAATTCTGTGATGTCACATTGATGTACCTGTGCCACGATTTCTGCATGAAATTCAGAAATTGGGCCACCAAAAGACACAGGAATGACATGCAACATCATTTCTGTCTGCCGTGTCTTGTCGTTTGTCAGTACTACTCAGCGCATTATAATATGAACAACCACCAGCTAGCCTAATTTCTTGCCATACTGAGAAAATGGAAGTTCTGCCTTTATTTGCTTGAGTTATAATCAACCATTTATTACAACATCAATGAAAATGAAGTTTTGAAACAATAAATTACCAGCTGCAGTCTTAACTCGTTTAGTCTTCCTCCTTAGTGACTCTTTAATGCCACTGGCATCTTCATTTGTCCGCCTATTCTTCGCATTCTCATAATGGGCACAGTAAGGGCTGTTTGCACTTCAAAGTAAGCGAAGCCTTCATCCGTTATTTATTGAACTGTCCAATATGAAACATACTATTTGTTTTGGATAGCAGCAGAACTTTGAGTAATTTCCTTATAAACGAGTGCTTGCCGTAAAAGCAGATCAGTCCTCGATTAAATGGAAGTATTGCATAAGTATAGTAGATTTCTTGGGCTGTTGGTGATGCCTCACCCCTCTTGCAGCATGCAAAATCAGTCTCTCGCACACAGTATGATTAGTTATATAACATATTTGATGAGGAACGTACCTCTGAAGCGTAGAGACGACCTCAAATGCCGATTTAAGTCTGAACACTCACCTTTCCTAAACACAAAACCGAAATCGAAGAGCTAGAAGTAATATTTCTTCATGCTCACAGTGGGAATATGCTTACTGTAACTGATACTACAGTCTAGTATGGAAATGTTGCTACTATAGTCTTTGTAATtacatgcgtggggagtgctGCATGCCATACATGGAACATTTGCAGTGGGTATTTCTCATATGTGTGGTCCACAGTTGCATACATCATTTGCTGTGTCTGTGGCTAAGATGTAACGACAACTGTACGACGtggaaaacagaaaataaaaacaGCTGAATGTCATGATGCATATCGATAGGCACTCTTGGAATGTCGTTGGCGGATACCTTGCATGGCAACATTTATAGTGGTAATTGCTTGCATCTTACCTGCTTTTGAGACACGGTTAATTTCTTAATTTCCTCAATCTGTAAGCAGGAAAGTTAAGGTGATGGTTTTATTCCATTTCTCTATTATTTGAATAGAACTGGCGTGCACAGCTGATAATGACACTTGTCAGTAGCTTTGCCTGCGGGCTTGCAACATTCTAACAACATTCAAGATGTCCACAGTTGACGTATAGACCACCCTTGTGGCTTTTCCTCAAAGCtggcaatgacaatgcacctAATATGATTACGGCCAATTTTATCCTTGCTAATTGCTGTGGTCATTCGTCTCGATTCTCCGCGGATCACGAGCTGCGGATCTCGAGCGCGAAGGATTTGATGCATTTCATAACATGGGAGCACCTCacgaggcctccgcacatagacagcctCATAATACAGAAACATACAGTACTACATAAAttaggaataggcagtgggaggcatatgacttgcggacgagGGCCGGGAGAGCCAGTAGGCCGCCTTCTGGACCAAGCGACCAAGCCCAGCTAAGCCCttcgagccgctcgtgccagtgggtctctggaataggggcccaaACCATCGCGCTCtattttattttcaataaagttttcactcactcactcactcactcactcataatAATCTTGGCAGACGGCCAAAGATTTCGTGGTGAAAGAACTTTCAAAAGGTGATAAGCTAGTCTCTGCACCACTTCCcagaatcacacacacacaaataaccATCATCAAGCAGGATAGCAATTTGAACATGCTACGACTTTTTAAGCAGACGATATGATGCGAGCGTCCTCTACTCCTAGGTCGTCGGCGAGTCGCAGCAcgtcacaaatgaaaaaaaaaaaaggcgttaaGTTGTGCAGACAAGGTTTCTAGCAGCAACGTAGCATTTAATCAGTTATTGATGGAAATAACTAGGCAAATAACGTAAAATATAAAAACGCATCCAGCGTATTAGTATCCATCATCATCAATATATCAACGCTATGTAAGTAGTTTCGTTTGGGCGAACTCGTGTATTTAGTAGTTTCGCCGGTTGGTTTCGGCTGTCTGCATAGTTGTCTCTTATGCTTGTGTCCCCCTGCTCCTGCTAACCTTGTTGGCTGCTGTTTGGTGTGCAGAGATGATTGTGCGCGTGCGTAAAGAACGCACGCAGCCTACAGCCGCTCGGGGCAAAAGTTGAACGATGCGTGATGCACCCCCAAGTTGCCCGTCTCATGGGCCGGCTGATGTAATCAAGAGCAACACTACCTGAATGgcatttttgtttttaatttttttattgttggcTTCAAGGTTCAAGGACACTTTTCGCTGGCGGTAGACGCAGGCATTTCCTCATGCATGTTGCAACGTTATAGGGAAACCTGAGTTAATTCCGCTCATTCTGGTACGTACGTCACTCCGCGCAGTGACCGTATTCGTCAGTTAATTTCGGCCGCTCGAACTTGGTAAGCAACTTTAAAATTTGGTGACCTCCTAATTATAAACCTATGCACAAGAGCACattcaatagtttttttttttctttgaagctgAGGTTGCGTGCGTACTACAAGCCAAACAAACTattaccggtgtcacacggccactttcgatcacgatcCAGCCCAgcccggatcgaaattctcgactgcgattggctccctccCGCAGCTTGCACGAAGGAGTCAGCGGCGACCGACAACTTCGATCCAGATCGGGCTCGATCGCTAAtcgaaagtgcgccgtgtgacaccggtatatgTTTCGTGTGGCACTAATTGCGGCCTGCCATGATCTTAAAAGTTACGTACCCTGCGGTGCACATAACAACGCTTTCGATCGATCCTTGTTAGCGAGAGCTCTAACCGACGCCTGAtagattagaatagttttacgttataccggtcCTGAACGGCAATTCCTTGCAGCATGTCCTTGGGGAATATTTCCAAGAGTTCTAGCTAGCTAAATCATTTTCCGTTGCGTCCTGCGCCAGTTGGTAGTGGTGCTCTATGCTGTCACTGCGCGAGGACAGTTTGAGGTCAAAAGTCGTCTTGACCTTGTGATCCTGACCTTGTGTGCGGCTTCTAAACTTCGAATATATTCGACGTCTTGTCTATGCAAGAGGCTTTCAAAAGCAATCAGACAATTAAGATGACAGTGCATCAAATATTGCATTGCAATTCATTCTACCTTTGAGCTAACCGACAACTGAATGGGAATTCTTTGTAACATATTTAAGGTGAACATTTCCGGGTGTTCTCACTAGATCATGGTAGAGTTCTAGGTGCTAGCCAGCTGAAACCGTAACCATGCGGCAAAACAGCAGCTATGCAAGCTGTAAATTGGACAGCAAACGAGGGTGACTGGACAGCTATTTTCACACTGTCACATCTTGCGTCCTGATTTAATGCTGGCTGTTGCTGGGGTATGCAAAATGTAAAAATAGGAAGAAGCTTCGAAGGTGACGCCACATCTGTAAACTTTGCATGTCTGTTTCAAGCTATACGTGCACATTGTCTGACACCAAACTGTAAATACTCGTTCATTTGGTTTCAGACAGTATTCATGAAATTTATATCATTGCAGATACTTTAAAGTTTGCAGTTTTATTTGTACACACCATGAGGTTTTGATTGCAAATATTAGCAcatatttatggaaacaaaaaTTGCTTATCTCCAACTCTGCGGGTGCTGTCACTTGAGCGTATAATTTAAAACATGTTGCCTGTGTTAACTCCTCATTTGTTTTACTACTGGCACATTTTTCTTCTAGTGACCTGCCCATGTCGGGCTCGCCTCATTTTAACAAAAATCAAAGTCGGGAGAACCTGTCTGCTTTTCAACATGTTTCAAATAATAACTGCTTTGAGGTGAGTATATACTCTAGTTTTTTTGGTGCTGCATCAAACTGGTGCTAAGTTTTCTCTTTGTGAGCACTCAGTATGTGTTGTGAAGCAACGTTAAAGCTGCATTGAACTGATgatttatttttccttttatCACCATAGTTATATCTTTGTGCACATTGTTCGATGTTAAACATTGAATTAAGTTGCTCTCACCGCAGTCATATGTTATTTGATGTTTGCAATTTACTTATTTTTGTTACTGTTTTTGTTCCTTCACATAGCAACACCTCAAAGTTTTCACAGCATTCAGTGAAAAGAATTAGTGGTTATGCATAACGTTATTCATTTGTTTAAAGTGCCACTGAGGGCACTGTAGTCATCCATATTTATGTTGTACATTTACTGCAGCTTAGAGTGCTTATTTCTGATGAACATGTTTTTAAAAGAGCATCAGTTGCCATGATGGTGTGATGGCTAACCTAGTTATCACTCACATAGCAGGTAATTAATAAGCCACTGCTATTGCAGTCGGTGGATAATGGCTTCATTAATTTTCCATAGCTGTGAGCTGATGTGTCATTTCATGGCCTGCACATCAGATGTTTGTGATAAACTTGAACCTCAAAACCATGGATTACAAAGAACTTAACTACTATATGGCTGCAAAGGAAACTCTGTGACGTATTTGTCTAAAAAAGAACTTGTGAGCCTgaatgcctatatatatatatattgtaagcactattaacgtacttcgtcgttttcatttgtacatagccatcatcatcttcactgttcttcgtcttcttcgcgcgtgagctgggggcgttgcctttggtggaataaacagcgctggacaacttgatcggtctcggtattataaagtggtggaggtacgtcaagatcccgacgtcctctcgcgttcccgtcctccctggagctccgttccggtcgccgcctgcacccaactacccctacaacaatggacacttccgaccccggcccttccggcgcctcaaaccctaccacacagacgaccccacctgcggcgccctcttggactgtgacgagccctcagcgcgatccccctgtctttgcgggactccgcggtgatgacgtagacgattggatcgaccactacgaccgcgtgagttcttgtaacaagtggaacgacacccagaaattgaggcacgtcgccttctacttgaccggtgttgcaaagacgtggtatttcaaccacgaatccgacatcgcggattggtccacgtttacctcgaagctgcggcaaatcttcgcttcctcgtctggccgtgcagaagtcgccaaacagaagctgggaacgcgccgccaacttccccaagagtcttacacctcatacatagaggatgtcttggctctgtgccgccgtgcgaatcctagcatgacggaagccgaacgcgttcgccacatcttaaaaggcattgggcctgtcgcgttcaacgccttaatcgtgcaaaatccggcttctgtccaagacatcacttcaacgtgtcaacgcctcgacgagctgcagtctattcgtcttccacatgacagcagcgatcctcaggttgctcattctccagatctacgtgctcttatccgcaccatcatccgcgaggagcttcaactaaaagacctaaagcgtccccctgctgcctgcgcaccaacccccaccttcgacttgcgcgaggtcgtaaagcaggagttgacagcgatgactacacccacgacgcatcttgctccggtagcgcgctccacccctacctacgcggatgttgtttcgctacccacccctaccgtgacttccgtgcctactggcgtttcctatgaccatttggcttcgatgggaaccagagcacttgctgcgccatcgtaccctcagtggcgtccacctcgtccggtttgtttttactgtggcatacgcggccatatatctcgcttctgccgccggcgccagcaggatgaaaggcgaggctatgctgagcacgaaagagaccgcactcgccgatcagacgactactatcccggaccgcactcattccctcaacagcgttctccgtctccaccagctgctcccaatctgcctcatagttcccgttcggccagacgtcgttctccatccccttaccggcgctctacatcaccacttcgtcccacttcccattttgtcgaccagcactcggaaaactaactgttgcagtttttggaggggaaactgcttcttatcggtcttcaaaaattcctcctgttcgcccggccaacatgctttctgtgactgtcgaaggtgttcccgcatcagctctcatcgataccggtgccgccgtttctgttcttcggagtgatctgtgttcccggctccgtaaagtaaaaacgccttatcttggacctattttgcgtggcgctaataatgcattcattcaccctgacggacagtgtactgctcgtgttctcatcgacggcatacgccaccacatcgagtttatcatccttccaacgtgtatccatgaacttatacttggttgggacttcctacattctgcttcagccgtcatttcatgtagagaagaagttgtccacatcacagatacagagcttgaacctgttgcggactcttcactttcatgcgtgaacttggtcctcgcttcagactacgtcctgcgtcctggtcacgaagacgttgtagccgtaacgtccagtcagatcgccgacggagacgccctagtcgccccttcttcccactgtacttctcgcggaattctcattgccacctgtctcgtccggttttcacgcggccgcgcccttctgtctgcttgcaacacgaccccagatcctgtgatgctgcccaaagggatgactgtggcaaccctcgccgacactcaaccaatctctctagtcacgctttgcccttcttcatcgccagcaccaacctcaggtttggatgattctttccctcctccagccgttcttggttctgacctaacagccgcgcagtccgaagccttaatggtggtcttggcaaaacacaaagcctgtttcgatagctgttcctctgtgttgagccaaactcctgcggctacacaccgtatcgaaaccgaaggttccgctataatacgacgacgcccctatcgtgtatcgccgtccgaacgaaaggtcattgaacaacaggtcgctgacatgcttgcgcggaagataatacgaccttcatctagcccatgggcgtctcccgtggtcctggtaaagaagaaagatggctcagttcgcttttgcgtggattatcgagcgctcaataagatcacacgcaaggacgtatatccaatacctcgaattgacgacgctttggacacactacaaggggcggagtatttctccagcattgatcttcgatcaggatattggcaaattccgatgaacgagactgacaaagaaaagaccgcattcgctacaccggatggcctttatgaatttaacgtgatgccttttggcctttgcaatgctcctgccacatttgagcgcatgatagacaacgtacttcgtggtctaaaatggaagacatgcctctgttatctggacgatattgtcatcttttcgtctgacttcagccaacatcttcaacgattagacgaagttctcaagtgccttgcgaatgctggtctccagatcaatacaaaaaaatgcaaatttgcaaccaaaacaataaaagtattgggtcacgtcgtctcaaaagatggcatccagcctgaccccgacaagattagtgccgttcttcagtttcctcgcccccagcaacagaaagatctacgtagtttcctcggcttggcgtcatattttcgtaggtttatacgcaacttcgcagcaatagcagctcctctacacaagctactggttaccggtgcctctttcacgtggactagcgactgcgagtcggcttttcaagctcttaagcggcatcttacttccggaccagtgcttcgccacttcgttaatcgtgcccccaccatactccatactgacgcaagcgcacaaggtattggcgcagtacttctgcaacgtgatacagcatctaaagagcaagtcatagcatatgccagccgaacactttctccagctgagcggaactacaccattacagagcaagagtgcctggctatcgtttggtcgattcataaatttcgcccatacctttacggccgccacttcaccatcgtcaccgaccatcatgctctgtgttggctgtcatcaatgaaaaacatgtcaggacgcttaggacgctggatactccgcttgcaggaatatgacttcactataacgtacaagtctggaaaacaccatcatgatgcagacgcattgtctcgctgcccactctcactctctccaggtaacgcgccgtcgtcttcccaaccacgtcgttccgatgctacgcctgcctctcaccaactctcgataacatccctggaccaagttacgctttcatcacgctctgatttcgtctcgcttcagcgggccgactcctactgtcgagctctcatggatcgccttagtgggttcgccgaaccgcccaacagccgcttgcgacgccaacttcgacaattccgccttcaaggtggcgtgctacaccgctacatttaccacccaacaggtcaccggtgggtcccagttctacctcgctgccttcgtttgcgggtattagaggcacttcacgacgatgtatcggctggccacttaggcttccacaagacttacgaccgcgtaaagacccgctgcttctggcctggcctatcctcaacggtggccaaatacattgcctcttgtgcgtcatgtcagcaccgcaaacgctcgacatcccctcctgccggtttactacaacctctcccttgcccggacgcaccttttgaatttgttggcattgatttatatggtcccttgccgttgacaccctccggtcaccgttggattgtcacttcggtcgaccatttaacaagatatgccgagactgcccctctgcgatccggcaccgcttctgaggtcgccgactttttcttgcgcgccatcgtcttgcgccatggggctcctcgcg
Coding sequences within:
- the LOC126542302 gene encoding serine hydrolase-like protein, whose protein sequence is MFQITAALSSAKHLRWVPFRCRFISQCHTTASEVPVVEREVRELQIPIPYGHLAAKQWLPTSAEDPHRRVLLLHGYQDNAGSFDHLVPKLDSRWHAVAIDFTGHGLSSHLPKGIPCISMQFWLDISRAANHLGWSQFSLIGHSVGGQVGLHYACIFPEKVQNLVMIDALAPMFDRRSKLSRSLRELLEGNLRLEQKDLSKPPIYTEEEVIKLYKHSVVPGYLPDNIRTLMKRGCKPAGDGRYILTKDTRLRYIQWTRIDSDALKKYYSGYTNNLLVVMAVPGFGATSAKHKILSDVCEQNCRTFQIVQVEGNHHVHMTYPDAVASHIRPFLEPQ